A genomic segment from Paenibacillus sp. FSL K6-1096 encodes:
- a CDS encoding dihydrodipicolinate synthase family protein — translation MKLSHPNAGVFPPVPTILDSAGKFDRAGMKLLIDRLIEQGVHGMLFLGTAGEFTLFTAEQREEIAEACLEYTNGRIPAWIGTGSNTVAETLRLSRHAAEHGATGIVIMNPYYYKLSEDALFAHYAAVLEAVDVPLMLYNFPAMTGQDLSPAFVARLAAHYPNVLGIKDTVDQLSHIRQMIMQVKAVSPDFSVFCGFDEYLLPTLAAGGDGAIAASANFAPELMLGVYDSFKQGDLAGVLAFQKRLIEIPALYAIDDPFVASIKEAVRLSGLPVSTFSLASPGVWSAEHEDRLKQIFSRAGIAH, via the coding sequence ATGAAACTTAGCCACCCGAACGCAGGTGTCTTTCCTCCCGTCCCGACGATTCTGGATTCTGCCGGGAAGTTCGACCGTGCCGGTATGAAGCTGCTGATCGACCGGTTGATTGAGCAGGGGGTTCACGGCATGTTGTTCTTAGGAACCGCCGGAGAATTCACCCTGTTCACCGCTGAGCAGCGCGAAGAGATTGCAGAAGCATGTCTGGAGTATACCAATGGCCGCATTCCGGCCTGGATCGGCACCGGCAGCAACACCGTTGCCGAGACCCTGCGGCTGTCCCGCCATGCCGCGGAGCATGGAGCTACGGGCATCGTCATCATGAATCCGTATTACTATAAGCTGAGCGAGGATGCTCTGTTCGCGCATTACGCCGCTGTGCTGGAAGCAGTCGATGTGCCGCTCATGCTGTACAACTTCCCGGCTATGACCGGTCAGGACCTGTCCCCGGCCTTCGTTGCCCGCCTGGCCGCCCATTATCCGAATGTACTCGGCATCAAGGATACCGTGGACCAGCTTAGCCATATCCGCCAGATGATCATGCAGGTTAAGGCAGTCAGCCCGGACTTCTCCGTCTTCTGCGGATTCGATGAATACCTGCTGCCTACACTCGCTGCGGGTGGAGACGGGGCGATTGCTGCCAGCGCCAACTTCGCTCCAGAGCTGATGCTGGGTGTATACGACAGCTTCAAGCAGGGCGACCTGGCCGGTGTGCTTGCCTTCCAGAAGCGTCTGATTGAGATTCCGGCGCTGTATGCCATCGATGATCCGTTCGTAGCTTCTATTAAAGAAGCCGTCCGGCTGTCCGGCCTGCCGGTATCGACCTTTAGTCTGGCTTCGCCCGGGGTGTGGAGCGCGGAGCATGAGGATAGGCTGAAGCAGATTTTCAGCCGGGCGGGAATTGCTCATTAA
- a CDS encoding sugar diacid recognition domain-containing protein: protein MFQLSGKQAQEIVDKMMMDIPYNINIMNHEGIIIGSGNKARIGTVHQGAIEALSTGQMVEVMEDGRYEKKGTNEPIVIGNTRVGVIGISGSPEEVRPFCNIVRTTVSLLIEQRNTLEHLANEANRKKALLEMLLAHQGAYSQKLRKEAALYQIDLLLKTTVLYLTHVRPEPEETKLLFTHPSFQLDEDTWVMLVQNRPDCSRLIAELLHSQPQLLVASGRLENSIAEGYRQAKAALGVLLALRPAVRSIRYEDAEFLVKLSHAKLADKPGTVIKLEDTADLLETLRSFINHNCSVSQTAEHLNIHRNTLQYRLKRIETITGKDPRNLLQLFELTHELLALYK, encoded by the coding sequence TTGTTCCAGCTATCTGGCAAGCAGGCGCAGGAGATTGTAGACAAGATGATGATGGATATTCCCTATAACATCAACATTATGAACCATGAGGGGATTATCATCGGCAGCGGGAACAAGGCCAGAATCGGCACGGTCCATCAAGGGGCGATTGAGGCGCTGTCTACGGGGCAGATGGTCGAGGTGATGGAGGACGGACGCTATGAGAAAAAAGGCACCAACGAACCGATTGTCATCGGCAACACCCGCGTAGGTGTAATCGGCATCTCCGGCAGTCCGGAGGAAGTCCGGCCCTTCTGTAACATTGTCAGAACTACGGTCTCGCTGCTGATTGAGCAGAGGAACACGCTGGAGCATCTCGCCAATGAGGCCAACCGCAAAAAGGCGCTGCTGGAAATGCTGCTCGCCCATCAGGGCGCTTATTCCCAGAAGCTGCGCAAAGAAGCGGCGCTCTATCAGATTGACCTGCTGCTCAAGACCACTGTACTCTATCTCACGCATGTGCGGCCGGAGCCGGAGGAGACGAAGCTGCTGTTCACCCATCCGTCCTTCCAGCTCGATGAGGATACATGGGTGATGCTGGTCCAGAACCGGCCGGACTGCAGCCGCCTGATTGCCGAGCTGCTGCACAGCCAGCCGCAGCTGCTGGTGGCCTCCGGCAGGCTGGAGAACAGCATCGCCGAAGGATACCGCCAGGCCAAAGCCGCCCTTGGCGTTCTGCTGGCGCTCCGGCCTGCCGTCCGGTCCATCCGCTACGAGGATGCGGAATTCCTGGTGAAGCTCAGTCATGCGAAGCTGGCGGACAAGCCGGGTACGGTGATTAAGCTGGAGGATACCGCCGATCTGCTGGAGACACTCCGCAGCTTCATCAATCACAATTGCAGCGTCTCGCAGACGGCGGAGCATCTGAACATCCACCGCAACACACTGCAATACCGGCTGAAGCGGATTGAGACCATTACCGGCAAGGACCCGCGGAATCTGCTGCAGCTCTTCGAGCTGACGCATGAGCTGCTGGCGCTGTATAAGTAG
- a CDS encoding glycerate kinase, with translation MRERTFVLAPDSFKESMTAKEVCTAMEAGLRKIYPEATYIHVPMADGGEGTVQSLVDASGGEIHHKEVIGPLGQPVTATLGILGDGQTAAIEMASASGIQLVDKAERNPLITTTYGTGELILECLNRGIRKIIIGIGGSATNDGGAGMAEALGARFLDEADGQLPRGGGALGRLAKVDVSSLDARLKDTQLIVACDVTNPLCGEQGASAVFGPQKGATPDMVQQLDANLAHYAEVVKQQLHKDVRDLPGAGAAGGLGAGLMIFTQATLQKGIEIVIEYTALRQKLEQADWVFTGEGGIDFQTKFGKTPYGVARTAKSAGKKVIALAGYIGEGIDTLYAEGIDAIFGIVPGAASLEQLLANGPANVERTCENIARLLKLAE, from the coding sequence ATGAGAGAGAGAACCTTTGTACTGGCGCCCGATTCCTTCAAGGAGAGCATGACCGCGAAGGAAGTGTGCACAGCGATGGAAGCGGGACTGCGCAAAATATACCCGGAAGCAACCTATATTCATGTTCCGATGGCTGACGGCGGGGAAGGGACGGTCCAATCCCTGGTCGATGCTTCCGGCGGAGAGATTCATCATAAAGAGGTTATAGGGCCGCTGGGCCAGCCGGTCACGGCCACATTAGGAATTCTCGGCGACGGACAGACGGCGGCGATCGAGATGGCTTCGGCCAGCGGCATTCAACTGGTGGACAAGGCGGAGCGCAATCCGCTGATCACCACAACCTACGGGACGGGCGAGCTGATTCTGGAGTGTCTGAACCGGGGCATCCGCAAAATTATTATCGGCATCGGCGGCAGTGCCACCAATGACGGCGGGGCCGGTATGGCCGAAGCGCTTGGTGCAAGGTTCCTGGATGAAGCGGACGGGCAGCTTCCGCGCGGCGGCGGTGCTCTGGGCAGACTGGCGAAAGTGGACGTTAGCAGCCTGGATGCCAGACTGAAGGACACGCAGCTGATAGTAGCCTGCGATGTCACGAATCCGTTATGCGGGGAGCAGGGGGCTTCGGCGGTATTTGGTCCGCAAAAAGGAGCCACCCCTGACATGGTGCAGCAGCTTGACGCCAACCTCGCTCATTATGCGGAAGTCGTGAAGCAGCAGCTGCACAAGGATGTGCGCGACCTGCCGGGAGCCGGAGCAGCGGGAGGACTGGGTGCGGGCCTGATGATCTTCACGCAGGCCACGCTGCAGAAGGGAATCGAGATCGTTATCGAATACACCGCTCTCCGGCAGAAGCTGGAGCAGGCCGACTGGGTTTTCACCGGTGAAGGCGGAATCGATTTCCAGACCAAATTCGGCAAAACCCCATACGGCGTCGCCCGCACCGCCAAGTCCGCCGGCAAGAAGGTGATTGCCCTGGCCGGTTACATCGGCGAAGGCATTGATACGCTGTATGCCGAAGGCATCGATGCCATATTCGGCATCGTGCCGGGCGCGGCCAGCCTGGAGCAGCTGCTCGCTAACGGACCGGCTAATGTCGAGCGCACCTGCGAGAATATTGCCAGACTGCTGAAGCTGGCTGAGTAG